The Streptomyces avermitilis MA-4680 = NBRC 14893 genome contains a region encoding:
- a CDS encoding amidase — MTELTELTAVQLVDGYRKGEFSPVDAVRATLERAERIQPAVNAFVLPHALDSARAERFPPAAHEALARAAESADRWRRGEPAGLLDGVPVTVKDIILQRGRPTLRGSKAVDPQGAWGEDAPSVARLREHGAVFIGRTTTPEFGWKGVTDSPLTGVTRNPYDTSRTAGGSSGGSAAAVALGAGPLSLGTDGGGSVRIPAGFCGIFALKPTYGRVPLYPASAFGTLAHVGPMTRDAADAALAMDVISGPDARDWSGLGPVGGSFTQALAGGVRGLRVAYSPSLGGQVAVRPEVASAVRRAVQGLAGLGAYVSEADPDLTDPVDAFHVLWFSGAARVTQHFGPQQREVLDPGLREICGIGARFSALDYLAAVDVRMDLGRRMGRFHESYDVLVTPTLPITAFEAGAEVPAGSGLRRWTGWTPFTYPFNMTQQPAATVPVGVDGDGLPVGMQVVAARHRDDLVLRVAHALYEAGVAGIGAPTEV; from the coding sequence ATGACCGAACTCACCGAGCTGACCGCGGTACAACTCGTCGACGGCTACCGCAAGGGCGAATTCAGCCCCGTGGACGCGGTGCGGGCGACCCTGGAGCGGGCCGAGCGCATCCAGCCCGCCGTGAACGCCTTCGTACTCCCCCACGCTCTCGACTCCGCCCGGGCGGAGCGGTTTCCGCCGGCCGCGCACGAGGCGCTCGCGCGGGCGGCCGAGTCGGCGGACCGATGGCGGCGCGGGGAACCGGCCGGTCTCCTGGACGGCGTCCCGGTCACCGTCAAGGACATCATCCTGCAACGCGGCAGGCCGACCCTGCGCGGCTCCAAGGCCGTTGATCCGCAGGGGGCTTGGGGCGAGGACGCGCCGTCCGTGGCCCGGCTGCGGGAGCACGGTGCCGTCTTCATCGGCAGGACGACGACGCCCGAGTTCGGCTGGAAGGGGGTCACGGACTCGCCTCTGACGGGGGTCACCCGGAATCCGTACGACACCTCGCGCACGGCGGGCGGATCGAGTGGCGGAAGCGCGGCGGCCGTGGCGCTGGGCGCGGGGCCGCTGTCCCTCGGCACGGACGGCGGCGGCAGCGTCCGTATCCCCGCCGGTTTCTGCGGGATCTTCGCGCTGAAGCCGACGTACGGGCGAGTGCCGCTGTATCCGGCGAGCGCGTTCGGCACGCTCGCGCATGTGGGGCCGATGACGCGGGACGCGGCCGACGCGGCGTTGGCGATGGACGTGATCAGCGGTCCCGACGCACGGGACTGGTCGGGGCTCGGGCCGGTCGGCGGGTCGTTCACTCAGGCGCTGGCGGGCGGGGTACGGGGGCTGCGCGTCGCCTACTCGCCCTCCCTGGGCGGGCAGGTCGCGGTGCGGCCCGAGGTCGCCTCGGCGGTACGGCGGGCGGTGCAGGGGCTGGCGGGGCTGGGCGCGTACGTGTCCGAGGCCGACCCCGACCTCACGGATCCGGTGGACGCGTTCCATGTGCTGTGGTTCAGCGGGGCGGCCCGGGTGACGCAGCATTTCGGGCCGCAGCAGCGGGAGGTGCTGGATCCGGGGCTGCGGGAGATCTGCGGGATCGGGGCGCGCTTCTCGGCGCTCGACTACCTCGCCGCGGTGGACGTCCGCATGGACCTCGGCCGACGGATGGGCCGCTTCCACGAGTCGTACGACGTGCTGGTCACGCCGACGCTGCCGATCACGGCGTTCGAGGCGGGCGCGGAGGTGCCGGCCGGCTCGGGGCTGCGCCGCTGGACGGGGTGGACCCCGTTCACGTACCCGTTCAACATGACGCAGCAGCCGGCGGCCACGGTCCCGGTCGGGGTGGACGGGGACGGACTCCCGGTGGGGATGCAGGTGGTGGCGGCCCGGCACCGGGACGACCTGGTCCTGCGGGTCGCGCACGCGCTGTACGAGGCGGGAGTCGCCGGTATCGGGGCACCGACCGAAGTGTAG
- a CDS encoding D-2-hydroxyacid dehydrogenase, producing the protein MSGPPSEATLLVLDAEPPPRLGTLTGRVRIEHADESTLAERLPSADVLLVWDFTSHAVRRAWPGEGPRPRWVHTASAGVDHLMCPELAASDTVVTNARGVFDQPIAEYVAALVLAMAKDLPRTWDLQRQHEWRHRESQRVAGTRACVVGSGPIGRAIARTLKALGIRTALVGRTPRTGIHGPDDLDRLMARADWVVSAAPLTKATHGMFDARRFGMMQPSARFINVGRGQLVVEEALAEALSKRWIAGAALDVFAHEPLVRESPLWEVPGLIVSPHMSGDTVGWRDELGAQFLELFERWQAGRPLPNVVDKQRGYVPGH; encoded by the coding sequence ATGTCCGGTCCCCCGTCCGAAGCGACCCTTCTCGTCCTGGATGCCGAGCCGCCGCCCCGGCTCGGCACACTCACCGGGCGGGTACGGATCGAGCACGCCGACGAGTCCACGCTCGCCGAGCGGCTGCCGTCCGCGGATGTGCTGCTGGTCTGGGACTTCACCTCGCACGCGGTGCGCCGGGCCTGGCCGGGTGAGGGCCCGCGGCCGCGCTGGGTGCACACGGCGAGCGCGGGCGTGGACCATCTGATGTGCCCCGAACTCGCCGCGTCCGACACGGTGGTGACGAACGCGCGGGGCGTCTTCGACCAGCCGATCGCCGAGTACGTCGCGGCGCTGGTCCTGGCGATGGCGAAGGACCTGCCGCGAACCTGGGACCTCCAGCGGCAGCACGAGTGGCGCCACCGCGAGTCGCAGCGGGTGGCGGGCACGCGCGCGTGCGTGGTGGGCTCCGGCCCGATCGGGCGGGCGATCGCCAGGACACTCAAGGCACTCGGCATCAGGACGGCCCTGGTGGGGCGCACCCCGCGCACCGGCATCCACGGTCCGGACGACCTCGACCGGCTGATGGCGCGCGCCGACTGGGTGGTGTCGGCGGCGCCGCTGACAAAGGCCACGCACGGCATGTTCGACGCCCGGCGCTTCGGGATGATGCAGCCGTCGGCCCGCTTCATCAACGTGGGGCGCGGGCAGCTCGTCGTCGAGGAGGCGCTGGCCGAGGCGTTGTCGAAGCGGTGGATCGCGGGGGCGGCGCTGGACGTCTTCGCGCACGAACCGCTGGTCCGGGAAAGCCCGTTGTGGGAGGTGCCCGGCCTCATCGTCTCCCCGCACATGAGCGGGGACACGGTGGGCTGGCGCGATGAACTCGGCGCGCAGTTCCTCGAGTTGTTCGAGCGCTGGCAGGCGGGCCGGCCGCTGCCGAACGTGGTCGACAAGCAGCGTGGGTACGTACCTGGACACTGA
- a CDS encoding maleate cis-trans isomerase family protein, whose protein sequence is MDVSFLGGPRPQRGVGVVAPFDFALDRELWRWVPDDVSLHLTRTPFVPVEVSLDLARLVSEHETLGEAVRALNAVAPEVVAYACTSGSFVGGIAGERAMCEAMTRAGAVPSLTTSGALLAALAELRARRIALVTPYTVSVTQSLEDYLVGGGVRVTGRAFMGLTRHIWKVPYRDVVDMARQAVGGRLPAGGTADALFISCTNLPTYDVIPQLEAELRIPVISANQVTMWAALRHLGTRAVGPYQALLDESARPVPGPVLPEEQEGWA, encoded by the coding sequence ATGGACGTCTCCTTCCTGGGCGGGCCGCGCCCGCAGCGCGGTGTCGGTGTTGTCGCCCCCTTCGACTTCGCGCTCGACCGTGAGCTGTGGCGCTGGGTGCCGGACGACGTCTCGCTGCACCTCACGCGGACCCCGTTCGTGCCGGTCGAGGTGAGCCTGGACCTCGCCCGGCTGGTCTCCGAGCACGAGACGCTCGGCGAGGCGGTGCGCGCGCTGAACGCGGTCGCGCCCGAGGTCGTCGCGTACGCCTGCACCTCGGGCAGCTTCGTCGGCGGCATCGCGGGGGAGCGGGCCATGTGCGAGGCGATGACGCGCGCGGGCGCCGTGCCGTCGCTGACGACCTCGGGCGCGCTGCTCGCCGCGCTGGCGGAGCTGCGCGCCCGGCGCATCGCGCTGGTGACGCCGTACACCGTCTCGGTGACCCAGTCCCTGGAGGACTACCTCGTGGGGGGCGGGGTACGGGTGACGGGACGTGCCTTCATGGGCCTCACCCGGCACATCTGGAAGGTGCCGTACCGCGACGTGGTGGACATGGCGCGGCAGGCGGTCGGCGGGCGCCTGCCGGCGGGCGGCACGGCCGACGCGCTGTTCATCTCGTGCACCAACCTGCCGACGTACGACGTCATCCCCCAGCTGGAGGCGGAGCTGCGCATCCCGGTGATCTCGGCCAACCAAGTGACGATGTGGGCCGCACTGCGTCACCTGGGTACCCGTGCGGTGGGTCCCTATCAGGCGCTGCTCGACGAGTCCGCCCGTCCGGTGCCGGGGCCCGTACTGCCGGAAGAACAGGAAGGTTGGGCATGA
- a CDS encoding maleate cis-trans isomerase family protein — translation MTALGFLYPGHSAEDDYPRIEQLLGSDIRLPLVHTDIGEDAHRVDALLEMGSAARLAAGVEELRLSGAEAVVWACTSGSFVYGWQGAHDQVRSLARTAGLPASSTSFAFAHAARELGVRRVAIGATYPDDVAALFAAFLKDAGVEVVAVRGSGIITAAEVATWDEEQVLALARAADHPEAEAVLLPDTALHTASHIQALEAALGKPVLTANQVTVWEALRLADRRVNAPRLGTLFTKEPLVQVH, via the coding sequence ATGACCGCACTCGGATTCCTCTACCCGGGCCACTCCGCGGAGGACGACTATCCGCGCATCGAGCAACTGCTGGGCAGTGACATCCGCCTTCCCCTGGTCCACACGGACATCGGCGAGGACGCGCACCGGGTGGACGCGCTCCTCGAGATGGGTTCGGCGGCACGGCTGGCCGCGGGCGTCGAGGAGCTGCGGCTGTCGGGTGCCGAGGCGGTGGTGTGGGCCTGCACCAGCGGCAGCTTCGTGTACGGCTGGCAGGGCGCCCACGACCAGGTCCGCAGCCTCGCCCGCACGGCCGGCCTGCCGGCCTCCTCGACCTCCTTCGCCTTCGCGCACGCGGCGCGCGAGCTGGGCGTCCGGCGGGTCGCGATCGGGGCGACCTACCCGGACGACGTGGCGGCCCTGTTCGCCGCGTTCCTGAAGGACGCGGGCGTGGAGGTGGTCGCGGTCCGCGGCTCCGGGATCATCACGGCCGCGGAGGTGGCGACGTGGGACGAGGAGCAGGTCCTCGCGCTGGCCCGGGCGGCCGACCACCCCGAAGCGGAGGCGGTCCTCCTCCCGGACACGGCCCTGCACACGGCGTCGCACATCCAGGCCCTGGAAGCGGCCCTGGGCAAGCCGGTCCTCACCGCCAACCAGGTCACGGTCTGGGAGGCGCTGCGCCTGGCGGACCGCCGGGTGAACGCCCCGCGACTCGGCACCCTCTTCACGAAGGAGCCGCTCGTGCAGGTCCACTAG
- a CDS encoding LLM class flavin-dependent oxidoreductase: MRGTAQGTAPVPLSVLDLVTVGAGRTATDALRTSVRISRLAESRGFHRYWVAEHHSMPGVASSSPAVILAHLAAHTDRIRLGSGGVMLPNHAPLVIAEQFGTLEAMAPGRVDLGLGRAPGTDGATAAALRRTDRLNEGADDFPEQLAELTRFLDDDFPDGHPYARIHAVPGPIQSTSPGGVQSPHRPPIWLLGSSGFSARLAGILGLPFAFAHHFSAQNTVPALDLYRESFRPSEVLDAPYALIGVSALATDDEKEARRQVLAAALNMVRLRTGRPGLVPTPEEAEAYEFSPMEREFVATWNSNVIHGTADEVRAGLDDLQKRTGADELMITGNAHSGDVRLRSYELIADAYGLPTAG, from the coding sequence ATCCGGGGCACGGCACAGGGCACCGCCCCCGTCCCCCTCTCCGTACTGGACCTGGTCACCGTGGGCGCGGGCCGCACCGCCACCGACGCCCTGCGCACCAGCGTCCGGATCTCCCGCCTCGCGGAGTCCCGCGGCTTCCACCGCTACTGGGTCGCCGAGCACCACTCGATGCCGGGTGTGGCCTCGTCCTCGCCCGCCGTGATCCTGGCCCACCTCGCCGCCCACACGGACCGTATCCGGCTCGGCTCGGGCGGCGTGATGCTCCCGAACCACGCGCCCCTCGTCATCGCGGAGCAGTTCGGCACCCTGGAGGCCATGGCCCCGGGCCGCGTCGACCTCGGCCTCGGCCGCGCGCCCGGCACGGACGGCGCGACGGCCGCCGCCCTCCGCCGCACCGACCGGCTGAACGAGGGCGCCGACGACTTCCCCGAGCAGCTCGCCGAACTCACCCGTTTCCTGGACGACGACTTCCCCGACGGCCACCCCTACGCCCGTATCCACGCGGTCCCGGGCCCGATCCAGTCGACCTCGCCCGGCGGCGTCCAGTCCCCGCACCGCCCCCCGATCTGGCTGCTCGGGTCCTCCGGCTTCAGCGCCCGCCTCGCCGGCATCCTCGGACTCCCGTTCGCCTTCGCGCACCACTTCTCGGCGCAGAACACCGTCCCCGCGCTGGACCTCTACCGCGAGTCGTTCCGGCCGAGCGAGGTGCTGGACGCCCCGTACGCCCTGATCGGCGTCTCGGCCCTGGCGACCGACGACGAGAAGGAGGCCCGCCGCCAGGTCCTGGCCGCGGCCCTCAACATGGTCCGCCTGCGCACCGGCCGCCCCGGCCTGGTCCCGACCCCGGAGGAGGCGGAGGCGTACGAGTTCAGTCCCATGGAGCGCGAGTTCGTCGCCACCTGGAACTCCAACGTCATCCACGGCACCGCGGACGAGGTCCGCGCCGGCCTCGACGACCTCCAGAAGCGCACCGGCGCCGACGAGTTGATGATCACGGGCAACGCCCACAGCGGCGACGTACGCCTGCGCTCGTACGAACTGATCGCGGACGCCTACGGGCTGCCCACGGCCGGCTGA
- a CDS encoding putative bifunctional diguanylate cyclase/phosphodiesterase, translating to MSGTSEGPAPTADLIRPAVTERHIDTPPRTTTTSASPSSTGAAFAAAPLAMAVVDREGLVVTANETLGTLLGTDADALAGKTAADLVDLSSDPRAWHAYREVLRGRQARLRCTRRLKHPDGRSFWVQVTVSPLPEEERAILLSVADISAGRELQARLRHLQMHDPVTRLPNRTLFFERLSAALEAEAYEESGTGRIGLCYLDLDGFKAVNDTLGHRIGDRLLAAVAERLTRCAEEAGYARPSAPLVARLGGDEFALLVEDSTGTDQLADLAESVLKALQAPFDLSGQRLSVSASIGVVERHAAGTTATGLMQAADTTLYWAKADGKSRWTLFDPERNAHRMTRQALSSGLRPAIEHGEFVLEYQPLVGMEDGRLRGVEALVRWNHPQFGMLTPNRFIGLAEEDGSIVQLGRWVLATACRQARRWQLEHPDAPPLFVSVNVAVRQVWDSDLVTDVAEILAETGLAPHLLQLELTESAVMGSAGRPLQALQALSDMGVHIAIDDFGTGYSNLAYLSRLPVSVLKLDGSFVRGFQYDTSEKHDGTDARPNPADEVVVEAMIQLAHRLGLTVTAECVETSAQASRLRGIGCDTGQGWLYSRPVAPDRISELLRTPARRSRSEPI from the coding sequence GTGAGCGGAACGTCCGAAGGGCCGGCGCCCACGGCAGACCTCATCCGGCCGGCCGTCACAGAGCGTCACATCGACACACCTCCTCGTACGACCACGACCAGCGCGTCCCCCTCCTCCACCGGCGCCGCCTTCGCCGCGGCCCCCCTCGCCATGGCGGTCGTCGACCGCGAGGGGCTCGTCGTCACGGCCAACGAGACGCTGGGCACGCTGCTGGGCACCGACGCGGACGCGCTGGCCGGGAAGACCGCCGCCGACCTGGTGGACCTCTCCTCCGACCCCCGCGCCTGGCACGCGTACCGCGAAGTGCTGCGCGGCCGGCAGGCCCGGCTGCGCTGCACCCGCCGGCTCAAGCACCCCGACGGGCGCTCGTTCTGGGTCCAGGTGACGGTCTCCCCGCTGCCCGAGGAGGAGCGGGCGATACTGCTGTCGGTCGCCGACATCAGCGCCGGCCGTGAACTCCAGGCGCGGCTGCGGCACTTGCAGATGCACGACCCGGTGACCCGCCTGCCCAACCGCACGCTGTTCTTCGAACGCCTGTCGGCCGCACTGGAGGCGGAGGCGTACGAGGAGAGTGGCACCGGCCGCATCGGGCTGTGCTATCTGGACCTCGACGGCTTCAAGGCGGTCAACGACACGCTCGGCCACCGGATCGGCGACCGGCTGCTCGCCGCCGTCGCCGAACGGCTGACGCGCTGCGCGGAAGAGGCGGGATACGCCAGGCCGAGCGCCCCGCTGGTGGCCCGACTCGGCGGCGACGAGTTCGCGCTGCTCGTGGAGGACTCGACGGGCACCGACCAACTCGCCGACCTGGCCGAGTCGGTGCTGAAGGCGCTCCAGGCCCCCTTCGACCTCTCCGGCCAGCGACTGTCGGTCTCCGCGTCGATCGGCGTGGTGGAGCGGCACGCGGCGGGCACCACCGCCACCGGTCTGATGCAGGCCGCCGACACGACGCTGTACTGGGCTAAGGCCGACGGCAAGTCCCGCTGGACGCTCTTCGACCCGGAGCGCAACGCACACCGTATGACCCGCCAGGCCCTCTCCTCCGGTCTGCGTCCGGCGATCGAGCACGGTGAATTCGTACTGGAGTACCAGCCGTTGGTGGGCATGGAGGACGGCCGCCTCCGCGGGGTCGAAGCCCTCGTCCGCTGGAACCATCCGCAGTTCGGGATGCTGACGCCGAATCGGTTCATCGGACTGGCCGAGGAGGACGGCTCGATCGTGCAGCTCGGCCGCTGGGTGCTGGCGACCGCCTGCCGGCAGGCCCGCCGCTGGCAGCTGGAACACCCGGACGCACCGCCGCTGTTCGTCAGCGTGAACGTGGCCGTGCGCCAGGTGTGGGACTCCGACCTGGTCACGGACGTGGCGGAGATCCTCGCGGAGACGGGCCTGGCCCCGCACCTCCTCCAGCTGGAGCTCACGGAATCGGCCGTCATGGGCTCGGCCGGCCGCCCGCTCCAGGCCCTCCAGGCGCTCAGCGACATGGGCGTGCACATCGCGATCGACGACTTCGGTACGGGCTACTCGAACCTGGCCTATCTCAGCCGGCTACCGGTCTCGGTGCTGAAGCTGGACGGCTCCTTCGTACGCGGCTTCCAGTACGACACCTCCGAGAAGCACGACGGGACCGACGCCCGCCCGAACCCGGCCGACGAGGTCGTCGTCGAGGCCATGATCCAGCTCGCCCACCGGCTGGGGCTGACGGTCACGGCCGAGTGCGTGGAGACCTCGGCCCAGGCGTCCCGTCTGCGCGGCATCGGCTGCGACACCGGCCAGGGCTGGCTGTACTCCCGTCCGGTGGCGCCGGATCGTATCTCCGAACTGCTGCGGACACCGGCCCGCCGGAGCAGATCCGAACCGATCTGA
- a CDS encoding M6 family metalloprotease domain-containing protein, whose translation MPRQLPLKGCVRDGGLRWRSTAAVFTSMAALAATSLVTGPALAEPGAACELRRTGAHHSEGVDTWNAAYPRPTRPLDAVMVFLSFPDSAPLTAPSELTADYFPATSQFFERASYGRFTLRPHALPGWIRMPHASTSYAMRRDWNAEHRAAYLRDALSVADGQVDFSRYDVVYFVADPDAPGVDSDATKVVNLDAPLRADGKDIRRVVTVFEKHPPDHLVLAHETGHVFDLPDLYHRPTDGKGDWDTYVGDWDLMGSQFGLAPDLFAWHKWRLGWLDPHQVVCVRSRGSTRLTLEPLGVGPAPAAAAGATPTPEVASAAASAAGVEPVVGAKPVAGVEPVVGAKPVAGVEPVAGSASPGAGLLGAGISSDAVSHGPEVPAPATAFGVGRGTKLAVVRTGPDSALAFEARGPVGNDGSTCSQGILVYRVRSEAESGAGPVQVVDAHPHSESCWGDSVYPPLADAPVGLGESFTVPGEGVKVEVEDRTPSGAWTVQIATG comes from the coding sequence TTGCCGCGCCAACTCCCATTGAAGGGATGTGTCCGTGACGGGGGGCTCCGCTGGCGCAGCACCGCGGCCGTGTTCACCTCCATGGCGGCACTCGCGGCGACCTCGCTGGTCACGGGGCCCGCCCTCGCCGAACCCGGTGCGGCCTGTGAGCTGAGGCGGACCGGGGCGCACCACTCGGAGGGCGTCGACACCTGGAACGCCGCCTATCCGCGACCGACCCGCCCGCTCGACGCGGTGATGGTGTTCCTGTCGTTCCCCGACTCGGCGCCACTGACCGCGCCGAGTGAGCTGACCGCCGACTACTTCCCGGCCACCAGTCAGTTCTTCGAGCGTGCCTCGTACGGAAGGTTCACCCTGCGCCCGCATGCGCTGCCGGGGTGGATCCGGATGCCGCACGCCTCCACGTCGTACGCCATGCGGCGGGACTGGAACGCCGAGCACCGGGCCGCCTATCTGCGGGACGCGCTCTCCGTGGCCGACGGGCAGGTCGACTTCTCGCGGTACGACGTCGTGTACTTCGTGGCCGACCCGGACGCGCCGGGCGTGGACTCGGACGCGACGAAGGTCGTGAATCTGGACGCGCCGTTGCGGGCCGACGGCAAGGACATTCGGCGGGTGGTCACGGTCTTCGAGAAGCATCCGCCGGACCATCTCGTCCTCGCCCATGAGACGGGTCATGTCTTCGACCTGCCCGACCTCTACCACCGCCCCACCGACGGCAAGGGCGACTGGGACACCTACGTGGGCGACTGGGATTTGATGGGCAGCCAGTTCGGCCTCGCGCCCGACCTGTTCGCCTGGCACAAGTGGAGGCTGGGGTGGCTGGATCCGCACCAGGTGGTGTGTGTGCGGAGCCGCGGGAGCACGCGGCTGACGCTGGAGCCGCTGGGGGTGGGGCCGGCACCGGCTGCCGCGGCGGGGGCGACGCCGACTCCGGAGGTGGCGTCGGCGGCGGCGTCGGCGGCTGGAGTGGAGCCGGTGGTGGGAGCGAAGCCGGTGGCTGGAGTGGAGCCGGTGGTGGGAGCGAAGCCGGTGGCTGGAGTGGAGCCGGTGGCGGGGAGCGCGAGTCCGGGTGCGGGCCTTCTCGGTGCGGGCATCAGTTCGGACGCGGTGTCCCACGGCCCGGAGGTGCCGGCGCCCGCCACCGCCTTCGGGGTGGGGCGCGGGACCAAGCTGGCGGTGGTGCGTACCGGTCCCGACAGCGCGCTCGCCTTCGAGGCGCGCGGTCCGGTGGGCAACGACGGCTCGACCTGTTCGCAGGGCATCCTCGTCTACCGGGTGCGCAGCGAGGCCGAGTCCGGTGCCGGGCCCGTGCAGGTCGTCGACGCCCACCCGCACTCCGAGTCCTGCTGGGGCGACTCGGTCTACCCGCCGCTCGCGGACGCCCCGGTGGGCCTCGGCGAGAGCTTCACGGTGCCGGGGGAGGGCGTGAAGGTGGAGGTGGAGGACCGGACGCCGTCCGGGGCGTGGACGGTGCAGATCGCGACGGGGTGA
- a CDS encoding bifunctional DNA primase/polymerase: protein MSSEPHPAADPLPDRFDVTGVTAEGAAWLASAGTYPRSTLALWEERPTAPVVLPCGTAFDVVSAPTIFGRRMLDRLWDEGPGSGPVAAYRCRMLLFAAPGTAQRLPSLLDWEEWGAGGAAGPGRSAGIPPLLCHGPGDAVTVPALGTDLGEGAAGRPESRWLVAPDTRRPWLPGPEILVWAAVRAARAAASAAVRISIFPPADQDAKVYDVSRRR from the coding sequence ATGAGCAGCGAACCGCACCCGGCAGCCGATCCGCTCCCCGACCGCTTCGACGTCACCGGAGTCACCGCGGAGGGAGCCGCCTGGCTCGCCTCGGCGGGAACGTATCCGCGCAGCACGCTCGCCCTCTGGGAGGAGCGGCCCACCGCCCCGGTCGTCCTGCCCTGCGGTACCGCCTTCGACGTCGTCAGCGCACCCACGATCTTCGGCCGCCGCATGCTCGACCGGCTGTGGGACGAGGGGCCGGGCTCCGGACCGGTCGCCGCCTACCGGTGCCGCATGCTGCTCTTCGCCGCACCCGGCACCGCCCAGCGCCTCCCCTCGCTGCTCGACTGGGAGGAGTGGGGCGCAGGCGGCGCCGCCGGGCCCGGCCGGAGTGCCGGAATCCCGCCGCTGCTGTGCCACGGGCCGGGCGACGCGGTGACCGTGCCGGCGCTCGGGACGGACCTCGGCGAGGGTGCCGCCGGCCGCCCCGAATCCCGGTGGCTGGTGGCCCCCGACACCCGCCGCCCCTGGCTTCCCGGCCCCGAGATCCTGGTCTGGGCGGCGGTCCGCGCGGCCCGCGCCGCCGCCTCCGCCGCCGTACGGATATCGATTTTTCCTCCCGCCGATCAGGATGCTAAGGTCTACGACGTCAGCAGGCGCCGCTAG
- a CDS encoding phosphatase PAP2 family protein has product MPQTVTPGIERAVPKTRLRWWTELPLIVLVYASYSAGRLLARGDVSTAVDHGLAILRIEKALHLNAEHPLNRLFTREAWLGVPADFWYASLHYLVTPALLIWLFRSRAVRYRAARTWLLTSTFIGLIGFTLLPTCPPRLLSQGHGFVDTMAQYSSYGWWGGEASAPRGLGGMTNQYAAMPSLHVGWALWCGVMLWRYGRTPAAKVAGIAYPLLTTIVVMGTANHYFLDAAAGAAVMGAGLLLTPAMMRLADLAKERLSARSAPVAAASQGAGSSIVSGECQTSPGERIPRQRVSRHGPGAEPGATPADAGDGAPAAAR; this is encoded by the coding sequence ATGCCGCAGACCGTGACACCAGGCATCGAGAGGGCGGTGCCGAAGACCCGGCTGCGCTGGTGGACCGAACTGCCGCTGATCGTCCTCGTGTACGCCTCGTACTCGGCGGGCCGGCTCCTCGCCCGGGGCGATGTCTCCACCGCCGTCGACCACGGTCTGGCGATCCTGCGCATCGAGAAGGCCCTGCATCTCAACGCCGAGCATCCGCTGAACCGTCTCTTCACGCGCGAGGCATGGCTCGGTGTGCCGGCCGACTTCTGGTACGCCTCGCTGCACTACCTGGTCACGCCCGCGCTCCTGATCTGGCTCTTCCGCTCCCGCGCGGTGCGCTACAGAGCCGCCCGGACCTGGCTGTTGACGTCCACGTTCATCGGCCTGATCGGCTTCACCCTGCTGCCGACCTGCCCGCCCCGGCTGCTGTCTCAGGGCCACGGCTTCGTCGACACGATGGCCCAGTACAGCTCGTACGGCTGGTGGGGCGGCGAGGCCAGCGCGCCGCGCGGCCTGGGCGGCATGACGAACCAGTACGCGGCGATGCCGAGCCTGCACGTGGGCTGGGCGCTGTGGTGCGGGGTGATGCTGTGGCGGTACGGCCGCACCCCCGCCGCCAAGGTCGCGGGCATCGCGTATCCGCTGCTCACCACGATCGTCGTGATGGGCACCGCGAACCACTACTTCCTGGACGCCGCGGCGGGCGCCGCCGTGATGGGAGCCGGCCTGCTGCTGACCCCGGCGATGATGCGGCTCGCGGACCTGGCCAAGGAGCGCCTGAGCGCCCGCTCCGCACCCGTCGCGGCCGCCTCGCAGGGCGCAGGTTCCTCAATTGTCAGTGGGGAGTGCCAGACTTCCCCGGGTGAGCGAATTCCCCGACAGCGCGTATCCCGCCACGGTCCGGGAGCCGAGCCCGGTGCCACTCCCGCGGACGCGGGGGACGGCGCTCCGGCAGCGGCTCGCTGA
- a CDS encoding histidine phosphatase family protein, with product MAPRILLARHGQTEWSLLGKHTGRTDIPLLEEGRRGAKLLGERLHRAPFDGLFDAEIRTSPLARARETCELAGFGDRATSWDPLMEWDYGAYEGMTPAEIQKVRPGWFIWRDGVPEGETLAQVSARADEVVAWARAEDRDVLVFAHGHILRSIGARWLGLPIDFAARIRLSPTSLSVLGWAYGEPAIESWNDLGHLVHQGEQRIA from the coding sequence ATGGCACCGCGCATCCTGCTGGCCCGGCATGGACAGACGGAATGGTCCCTGCTCGGGAAGCACACCGGCAGGACGGACATTCCGCTCCTCGAAGAGGGCCGGCGCGGCGCCAAGCTGCTGGGCGAACGGCTGCACCGGGCGCCCTTCGACGGGCTCTTCGACGCCGAGATCCGTACGAGTCCGCTGGCACGCGCGCGTGAGACATGCGAACTGGCCGGTTTCGGTGACCGCGCCACCTCCTGGGACCCGCTCATGGAGTGGGACTACGGGGCGTACGAGGGCATGACGCCGGCCGAGATCCAGAAGGTGCGGCCGGGCTGGTTCATCTGGCGCGACGGCGTCCCCGAGGGCGAGACCCTCGCGCAGGTCTCCGCGCGCGCGGACGAGGTCGTCGCCTGGGCGCGTGCCGAGGACCGCGACGTCCTGGTGTTCGCCCACGGGCACATCCTGCGCTCGATCGGCGCGCGGTGGCTCGGCCTGCCGATCGATTTCGCCGCGCGTATCAGGCTCAGTCCGACGTCCCTCTCGGTGCTGGGATGGGCCTACGGGGAGCCCGCGATCGAGAGCTGGAACGATCTGGGGCATCTGGTGCACCAGGGCGAGCAGCGGATCGCCTGA